TACGAGGCCGGCGACCACGTCCTGCTGATCGGCCGGGTGGTGGCCGTGCACCGCGCGCCCGACGCGGCCCGGCCGCTGGTCTTCCACCAGGGCCGCTACACCCGGCTGTCCGCCACCGGGGAGACCGCGTGAACACCCCCACCGCCGCGGTCGGCTCCGCCGCGGCCCGCACCCCGCGCCCGTCGGCCGGGGCGCCCGCCCTGCGGGAGCTGGCCGACGGCGTCTTCGTCTACGAACAGCCCGACGGCGGCTGGTGTCTGAACAACGCCGGAGTGATTACAGGAGGCGGCCGGTGCGTCCTGGTCGACACGGTGGCGACCCGCGCCAGGGCCGAGCGGCTGCGCGACGAGGTGGCGCGCGTGGCGCCCGGCGGCCCGGACACCGTGGTCAACACCCACTTCCATGGCGATCATGTCTTCGGCAACTCCCTCTTCACCCCCCGCGCCACCGTCATCGCCCATGAGGGGACCCGCAGTGACATGGCCGAGTCGGGGCTCGGCCTGTGCCGGCTGTGGCCGGACGTCGACTGGGGCGAGGTCGCCCTCGCCCTTCCCGACCTGACGTTCACCGAGCGGCTGACGCTGCGCGCCGGTGAACTGCGCATCGAACTGCTCCACGTCGGCCCGGCCCACACCGCGAACGACGTGGTCGTCTGGGTGCCCGAACACCGGGTGCTGTTCACCGGGGACGTGGTGTGGTCGCAGGTGACGCCCTATGTCCTGATGGGCTCGGTCTCCGGTTCCCTGCGCGCGCTGGAGCGGCTGCGCGCCCTGGGGCCGCGGACCGTCGTCCCCGGCCACGGCCCGGTCGGCGGTCCCGAGGTGCTGGACGCCACGGAGGACTATCTGCGCTGGCTGGCCCGGTCGGCGCGGGACGGCCTGCGGGCCGGGCGCACCCCGCTGGAAACCGCCCGCGCCACCGACCTGGGCCGCTTCGCCGGACTGGTGGACCCCGAGCGGCTGGTCGGCAACCTGCACCGCGCCCACGCGGAGGCGACGGGTCTGGCGCCCGGCGCCCGTATCGACGTCGCGGCCTCCTGCCAGGAGATGGTCGCCTACCTCGGGCACCTCCCGGCCTGCCACGCCTGAGGACCGCTCCCGCAGCGAGCGGGCCGCCCGCGGACCACGCGTGAGGGCGGTGGGAGATCTCCCACCGCCCTCATCGCCCGCGCACCGCCGGACCGCGCCTCGGTGCCTGCCGTGCCGGCGCCCGCGTGGTACCCGGAGGCGTGCCGTCAGACGGCGGCCGGGGCATCGCGGTGGATCACCCGCGACCGCGTCAGCAACTGTCCCTCCCGCCGCACCAGCACATCCTCGACCGTGAAGGTCGGTTCGAAGGTGACGACGCCCGCCCGGTCGGTCCGGGTGACCAGGGAGTAGTACGACACCCTCAGCTCCTCGCCCGGTTCGTCGGCGGGCTCGATCAGCACGTGGTCGAACCAGTGCCGTACAGCGATGTCGCGGTAGCGGGGCAGCGCCGCGCGCATCCCGGCGACCATGGCCTCCCGGCCCTTCGCCACCTCGCCGTTGGCGTGCAGCACTTCACCGTCCTCGGTGAAGGTCTCGGCGAAGCCCTCGATGTCCAGGGCGTCCACGCGGCGCATCTGGCGCGCGTAGAAGGTCCGCACCTCGGCGTAGAGGTCCCCGGTGACCTGACGTTCCGTTGTCCGTACCACCTGCGACACGGCTGCTCCCTCCGCTGAACGCCGGCCGCCACGGACGGCGACCGGGCCGCGGCCCACTCTTCCGCCCGGGACTGCAGTACCTCTCCAGCGCCGCTGGAGCTCGGCGGCCGGCGACGGCGGGAAGCCGGGAGGACGGAGGCAGTGGGTTCGGGAGCGGCGCGGAGTGCGGCCGGTCCGGGAGGGCAGATGGCTCACCCGATTCCACCTTCACTGAGCCATTGGTACAGTCACCACTCCCCAGGAAGCCCGTCGTCCCCGTGAGGAGGCCGTAGCACCATGGCCGTGGATGCCCTCGATGCCAAGATCCTCCGGCTGCTGCTGGAGCAGCCGCGCACCAGTGTGCGGGAGTACGCGCGCCTCCTCGGTGTCGCCCGGGGAACCGTGCAGGCGCGCCTCGACCGCCTCGAACGGGACGGCGTGATCACCGCCTACAGCCCCCGGCTGTCCCCCGCCGCGCTCGGCCACCCCGTGCTCGCCTTCGTGCACATCGAGGTCACCCAGGGCCATCTGGAGGAGGTGGCCGACGCCCTGGCAGAGGTCCCGCAGATCATCGAGGCGTTCTCGACGACCGGTGGCGGGGACCTGCTGACCCGGGTGGTGGCACGGGACGCGGAGCATCTGGAGGATGTGATCCAGCGGCTGATCAGCCTGCCGGGCGTGGTCCGCACCCGTACGGAGGTGGCGTTGCGCGAGCGGGTGCCGCACCGGATGCTGCCGTTGGTCGAGGCGGTGGGCAGCGCCGGGTCGCGCTGAGCCGGCCGCTTGGCATGCTGGGGGACATGAGCACCTCCGCCGCCTCCAGGGTCACGTCCGCCCCACCCGCTCCGGTGATCTTCGACCTCGACGGCACGCTGGTGGACAGCGAGCCGAACTACTACGAGGCGGGGCGCCGGCTGCTGGCCGGGTACGGCGTGCCGGACTTCAGCTGGGAGCACCACGCCCGCTTCATCGGCATCGGCACCCGCGAGACGCTGGAGATCCTCAGCCGGGAGTTCGGCATCGACGCGCCGCTCGAGGAGCTGCTGGCCGGCAAGAACCGCACCTATCTGGAGCTGGCGCGGGCGCACACCGAGGTCTTCCCCGAGATGCGCACGTTCGTGGAGCGGCTGGCGGCGGCCGGGCATCCGATGGCCGTGGCGTCCGGTTCGTCGCGGGCCGCGATCGAGGCGGTGCTGTCCGGTACGGGGCTCGATGCGCTGCTGACCACCGTGGTGTCCGCGGAGGAGGTGGCGCACGGCAAGCCCGAGCCGGATGTGTTCCTGGAGGCGGCACACCGGCTGGGTGTCGAACCCGTCCGCTGTGTGGTGCTGGAGGACGCGGCGCCCGGTGCGCTCGCGGCACACCGGGCGGGAATGCGGTGCATCGCCGTTCCGTATGTGACCGCGACCGCCGACGACCCGGCTTTCGCGAGCGCCGGGCTGCTGTTCAAGGGCGGTCAGGGGGAATTCACGGCGCGGGCCGCATACGACTGGCTCGGGCAGCCGGCCGGTTCTTCCCCCTGACCGGGGCGGTCACTCCAGGTCGAGGGACTTGCATTCGGCGGCGAGACCGGCGCACAGCAGATCGATCCGGACGGCGCCGTCGCGGACGACGGTGTCCTTCATATTCTTCGGGGTGACGATCTGCGCCTTGAACAGCTGGGCCGGGATACCGGACTTGCTCTTGTTGTCGGCGGTGGCCGACGTGAGGGGCTTGATGCTCTTGCCCCGCAGCAGACGGAAGGCGATTTCCGCGGCGGTTTCGGCCTCCGGCCGGACTTCCTTGTAAATGGTGAAGGACTGGGTCCCGGCGACCAGCCGCTGCAGCGCGGGGAGTTCGGCGTCCTGGCCACCGACCGGCACATTCTTGATACCGGCCGACTTGAGTGCCGCGGCGATACCGCTCGCCATCCCGTCGTTGGCCGAGTAGACGGCGTCGAATCCCTCCGGGCCATGGGCGTCGATGAAGTCGCCCATCTCCTTCTTGGCCGCCGCCGCGGACCAGTCGGGGATGTCCTTCTCGAAGACGACCTTACGGACCTTGCCGTCGAGGACCTCGTGCGCGCCCTTCTTGTAGGACGGCGCATTCGGGTCGGTCGGCGAGCCGTTCATCATGACGACGTCGGACGTGGCCGCCTGGGAACCGAGGGCCGCGAGAATGCCCTTCCCCTGGAGGCGGCCGATCTTCTCGTTGTCGTACGAGACATAGGCCGCGACATCGCCCTCGGCGAGCCGGTCGTACGCCACGACCTTGACGCCCTTCTTGGCGGCCGAGTCCACCCAGCTCTTGGCTGCCTGGGCGTCGACCGGGTCCAGGATGATGACCTTGACGCCCTTCTTCACGAGGGCCTCGAACTGGCTCTTCTGGGCGTCGACCTGCTGCTCGGCATTGTGGTAGTCGACTTTGCATTCGAGGCAGAGGGAAGCAATGCGCGACGAAATGATGCGACGGTCGAACTTCTCGTACCGGGCCGCTTTGCTCTCCGGCAGCAGCAACCCGATGGAGTCCTTGCCGGCACCGGTGTCCTGGTGATCGTTCCCGCACGCCGCCAAGGGCGCTGCAAGCGATATCGCCATTGCGCCGGTGAGGGCACGCCGCATTATTGCATTCATTCCCGGTACCTCCAAAGGGGCCTCCTGACCGGCCCAGAACGGCTGAAGTGAACGTCATCTTCGGCCCTACCGTCAAGAAACGAAGCAA
This portion of the Streptomyces caniferus genome encodes:
- a CDS encoding HAD family hydrolase codes for the protein MSTSAASRVTSAPPAPVIFDLDGTLVDSEPNYYEAGRRLLAGYGVPDFSWEHHARFIGIGTRETLEILSREFGIDAPLEELLAGKNRTYLELARAHTEVFPEMRTFVERLAAAGHPMAVASGSSRAAIEAVLSGTGLDALLTTVVSAEEVAHGKPEPDVFLEAAHRLGVEPVRCVVLEDAAPGALAAHRAGMRCIAVPYVTATADDPAFASAGLLFKGGQGEFTARAAYDWLGQPAGSSP
- a CDS encoding sugar ABC transporter substrate-binding protein, which codes for MNAIMRRALTGAMAISLAAPLAACGNDHQDTGAGKDSIGLLLPESKAARYEKFDRRIISSRIASLCLECKVDYHNAEQQVDAQKSQFEALVKKGVKVIILDPVDAQAAKSWVDSAAKKGVKVVAYDRLAEGDVAAYVSYDNEKIGRLQGKGILAALGSQAATSDVVMMNGSPTDPNAPSYKKGAHEVLDGKVRKVVFEKDIPDWSAAAAKKEMGDFIDAHGPEGFDAVYSANDGMASGIAAALKSAGIKNVPVGGQDAELPALQRLVAGTQSFTIYKEVRPEAETAAEIAFRLLRGKSIKPLTSATADNKSKSGIPAQLFKAQIVTPKNMKDTVVRDGAVRIDLLCAGLAAECKSLDLE
- a CDS encoding nuclear transport factor 2 family protein, producing MSQVVRTTERQVTGDLYAEVRTFYARQMRRVDALDIEGFAETFTEDGEVLHANGEVAKGREAMVAGMRAALPRYRDIAVRHWFDHVLIEPADEPGEELRVSYYSLVTRTDRAGVVTFEPTFTVEDVLVRREGQLLTRSRVIHRDAPAAV
- a CDS encoding Lrp/AsnC family transcriptional regulator, yielding MAVDALDAKILRLLLEQPRTSVREYARLLGVARGTVQARLDRLERDGVITAYSPRLSPAALGHPVLAFVHIEVTQGHLEEVADALAEVPQIIEAFSTTGGGDLLTRVVARDAEHLEDVIQRLISLPGVVRTRTEVALRERVPHRMLPLVEAVGSAGSR
- a CDS encoding MBL fold metallo-hydrolase, translated to MNTPTAAVGSAAARTPRPSAGAPALRELADGVFVYEQPDGGWCLNNAGVITGGGRCVLVDTVATRARAERLRDEVARVAPGGPDTVVNTHFHGDHVFGNSLFTPRATVIAHEGTRSDMAESGLGLCRLWPDVDWGEVALALPDLTFTERLTLRAGELRIELLHVGPAHTANDVVVWVPEHRVLFTGDVVWSQVTPYVLMGSVSGSLRALERLRALGPRTVVPGHGPVGGPEVLDATEDYLRWLARSARDGLRAGRTPLETARATDLGRFAGLVDPERLVGNLHRAHAEATGLAPGARIDVAASCQEMVAYLGHLPACHA